The following are from one region of the Candidatus Dadabacteria bacterium genome:
- the recA gene encoding recombinase RecA codes for MSDTDDKNKSINVAIDTIEKQFGKGSIMRLGEDASLSDIPVITSGSLGLDIALGVGGFPRGRIIEVFGPEASGKTTIALHAIAEAQKAGGITAFVDAEHSLSTSYAAALGIKVEDLLISQPDFGEQALEIVDTLIRSNAVDLIVLDSVAALTPRAEIEGEMGDTHVGLQARLMSQALRKITANVSRSKTIVIFVNQLRMKIGVPAYMNPETTTGGNALRFYSSVRVDIRRIGSLKDGDRIVGNRVRAKLVKNKVAPPFREAEFEVVFGRGISKLGELVDLGAKFNVIKKSGTWYSYEGERIGQGRENSKKFLHENPEIREKIRNEIIKASGMGSSGEVEEEEPAKK; via the coding sequence ATGAGCGATACCGACGACAAAAACAAAAGCATAAACGTAGCTATAGACACTATAGAGAAGCAGTTCGGAAAGGGGTCCATAATGAGACTTGGCGAGGATGCTTCTCTCTCAGACATCCCGGTGATTACCTCGGGTTCCCTCGGGCTTGACATAGCTCTTGGCGTCGGAGGTTTTCCTAGGGGAAGGATCATAGAGGTTTTCGGTCCCGAGGCTTCGGGTAAGACCACAATAGCGCTTCACGCCATAGCGGAAGCGCAGAAGGCCGGCGGAATAACCGCTTTTGTCGACGCCGAGCACTCTCTTTCGACAAGCTACGCGGCGGCGCTGGGCATCAAGGTTGAAGATCTTCTCATTTCCCAGCCCGATTTCGGGGAACAGGCCCTTGAGATTGTCGATACTCTGATAAGAAGCAACGCCGTTGACCTCATAGTGCTTGACTCGGTCGCGGCTCTTACCCCTCGCGCTGAGATCGAGGGAGAGATGGGGGACACTCACGTGGGTCTTCAGGCAAGACTGATGTCGCAGGCGCTTCGCAAGATAACGGCTAACGTGAGTCGCTCCAAAACCATAGTGATTTTCGTTAACCAGCTCCGCATGAAGATAGGGGTTCCGGCGTACATGAACCCGGAGACGACTACCGGGGGTAACGCGCTTAGGTTCTATTCATCGGTGAGAGTTGACATAAGGCGCATTGGGTCTCTTAAGGACGGAGATCGCATCGTGGGCAACAGGGTCAGGGCGAAGCTTGTCAAGAACAAGGTCGCTCCGCCTTTTAGGGAAGCGGAATTCGAAGTGGTTTTCGGAAGGGGCATATCAAAACTCGGGGAGCTTGTGGATCTGGGAGCCAAGTTCAACGTGATAAAGAAAAGCGGAACCTGGTATTCCTATGAAGGGGAGAGGATAGGGCAGGGAAGAGAGAATTCCAAGAAGTTTCTCCACGAAAACCCGGAAATTCGCGAGAAAATAAGAAACGAGATCATAAAAGCCTCGGGGATGGGTTCTTCTGGGGAAGTGGAGGAAGAGGAACCCGCGAAAAAATAG
- a CDS encoding competence/damage-inducible protein A, which produces MSVEVITTGNEIMSGLTQDTNFSWVAAQLSSSGIEVKYQCAVADDLEDLLASFKTASKRARFVIVSGGLGPTGDDLSALAASKFLGTPLVFNSAVYEDIARKLEKRGRKPNTHHEKQAMFPEETTVIENPVGTAAGFSFVSGSSKFYFLPGVPREFRRMFSEHVFPDISGVAEKGTMLCVRVLRTFGLGESEVAERLEGFSPEGVDVGYRIRLPEIHLRLTASGNDGEMLDSLLRDACGEAKERLEDFLFSLGDETLEEVTASLLLEKDLTLSIAESCTGGLCSSRFTDIAGSSAYFLGGAVTYSNDSKEKLLGVSAETLERFGAVSGEVVSEMARGARNLFGSDIGLSISGIAGPGGGTAEKPVGTVWFGFTHVSYGTFCERRNFAGTRDEIKNFAAATAIDMVRKFCLDYVG; this is translated from the coding sequence ATGAGCGTTGAGGTAATAACGACCGGAAACGAGATAATGAGCGGTCTCACCCAGGACACAAATTTCAGTTGGGTCGCCGCGCAACTGTCCTCGTCGGGCATTGAGGTTAAGTATCAGTGCGCGGTTGCAGATGACCTCGAGGATCTTCTTGCTTCTTTTAAGACAGCGTCAAAAAGAGCCAGGTTTGTCATAGTCTCAGGAGGACTCGGCCCCACCGGGGACGATCTAAGCGCGCTTGCCGCCTCGAAGTTCCTGGGAACTCCCCTCGTTTTCAATTCCGCGGTCTATGAAGACATAGCCAGAAAGCTTGAGAAGAGGGGAAGAAAGCCTAACACCCATCATGAAAAACAGGCCATGTTTCCCGAGGAAACGACAGTCATCGAAAACCCCGTCGGCACGGCCGCCGGCTTCAGTTTTGTTTCCGGCAGCTCGAAATTCTACTTTCTACCCGGTGTCCCAAGGGAATTCAGGCGAATGTTCTCAGAACATGTTTTCCCGGATATAAGCGGCGTTGCGGAGAAGGGAACCATGCTGTGCGTAAGGGTGCTCAGGACCTTCGGTCTCGGCGAGTCCGAAGTGGCGGAAAGACTGGAAGGCTTCTCCCCCGAAGGAGTGGATGTTGGATACAGGATCCGGTTGCCCGAGATTCATCTTCGGCTCACGGCCTCGGGCAATGACGGCGAGATGCTCGATTCGCTTCTGCGCGATGCCTGCGGTGAAGCGAAAGAAAGGCTAGAAGACTTCCTCTTCTCACTAGGGGATGAGACCCTTGAAGAGGTAACCGCGTCTTTACTGCTTGAAAAAGACCTGACCCTATCAATCGCAGAGTCCTGCACAGGAGGACTCTGCTCGAGCCGCTTCACGGACATCGCAGGAAGTTCGGCTTATTTTCTGGGAGGAGCAGTGACTTACAGCAACGATTCCAAGGAAAAACTGCTCGGGGTAAGCGCCGAAACCCTTGAGCGGTTCGGCGCGGTGAGCGGGGAAGTGGTCTCTGAGATGGCCCGCGGGGCAAGGAATCTTTTCGGAAGCGATATAGGGCTTTCCATATCCGGGATCGCGGGTCCGGGAGGCGGAACCGCGGAGAAACCGGTGGGTACGGTGTGGTTCGGGTTCACTCACGTTTCATACGGAACTTTTTGCGAGAGACGGAATTTTGCGGGCACGAGGGATGAGATAAAAAACTTTGCCGCTGCAACAGCGATCGATATGGTTAGGAAGTTCTGTCTCGATTATGTAGGATAG
- a CDS encoding phosphatidylglycerophosphatase A produces MLNRICVVFSTFFGVGYVPGAPGTAGTLAAVGVVYLLSLAGGAVFYSAFTLGLIILSFIAAGHCVSIFKREDPPEVVIDEVCGFLVCMLFVPLNPVNLALGFFLFRFFDIAKPFPIRKVEGLPGGYGIVMDDVLAGVYGNLCLQAFVFLSG; encoded by the coding sequence TTGTTAAACAGGATATGCGTTGTTTTTTCGACCTTTTTCGGGGTGGGATATGTGCCTGGAGCCCCTGGAACCGCAGGGACTCTCGCGGCGGTCGGAGTTGTGTACCTGCTCAGCCTCGCGGGCGGTGCGGTTTTTTATTCAGCATTCACTTTAGGGTTGATTATCCTCTCTTTTATAGCCGCTGGCCATTGCGTGTCGATTTTTAAAAGGGAAGACCCGCCTGAGGTTGTGATTGACGAAGTATGCGGATTTTTGGTCTGTATGCTTTTTGTCCCACTGAATCCTGTTAACCTAGCGCTCGGCTTTTTCCTTTTCAGGTTTTTCGATATCGCAAAGCCCTTCCCGATAAGGAAAGTCGAAGGACTCCCGGGGGGCTACGGTATCGTGATGGATGATGTTTTGGCCGGAGTGTACGGAAATCTGTGTCTTCAGGCGTTTGTTTTCCTTTCCGGTTAG
- a CDS encoding ParA family protein has protein sequence MSKVICVVNQKGGVGKTTTAVNLSASLAAANRRTLLIDLDSQGNATGGLGVDKESINSKNICSVILGEIALGATAIDVHPDLLNGYLHLCPANHELTGAEVHLIETENREYRLKEAIDEIREKYDYIFIDAPPSLSLLTINALAAADRVLIPVQCEYYALEGIGQLQTTVSLVKQRLNPSLEVEGYLLTMFDSRNNICHSVAEEVRNHFGEKTFDTVISRNVKLAEAPSYGKPLLLYEIKSSGAQNYMKLANEIISRAEVN, from the coding sequence ATGTCAAAAGTAATATGCGTGGTAAATCAGAAAGGGGGAGTCGGCAAAACCACAACCGCGGTTAACCTTTCGGCTTCTCTGGCGGCGGCAAACCGCCGCACACTTCTAATAGATCTTGACTCGCAGGGAAACGCAACTGGGGGGCTCGGCGTCGACAAAGAATCGATCAATTCGAAAAACATCTGCAGCGTCATACTGGGAGAAATTGCGCTTGGGGCCACCGCAATTGACGTCCATCCGGATCTTCTGAACGGCTACCTGCACTTGTGTCCCGCGAACCACGAACTCACCGGGGCCGAGGTGCATCTCATAGAGACGGAAAACAGGGAGTACCGCCTGAAAGAGGCTATTGACGAGATAAGGGAGAAATATGACTACATATTCATAGACGCCCCGCCGTCACTCAGCCTGCTCACCATAAACGCGCTTGCCGCGGCCGACCGGGTGCTAATACCGGTTCAGTGCGAATACTACGCGCTTGAAGGAATAGGCCAGCTGCAGACCACCGTATCCCTGGTAAAGCAAAGGCTAAATCCCTCTCTTGAGGTGGAAGGCTATCTTCTGACTATGTTCGACTCCCGAAACAACATATGTCACTCGGTGGCCGAAGAGGTAAGAAACCATTTCGGCGAGAAAACCTTTGACACCGTGATAAGCAGAAACGTGAAGCTGGCCGAAGCGCCAAGCTACGGAAAACCGCTTCTGCTTTACGAAATAAAGTCGAGCGGAGCACAAAACTATATGAAACTCGCAAATGAGATAATAAGCAGAGCGGAGGTTAACTGA
- a CDS encoding ParB/RepB/Spo0J family partition protein: MVSTDLLKPNPSQPRKQFEQSTLEELAESIKENGVIQPLIVRKENGGFEIVAGERRWRAAKIAKLEKLPVIIRTATDQDVAELTLIENIQREDLNPIEEAEAYEKLAERFGLTHEEIAKKTGKNRSVITNQMRLLKLSENTKKALVSGAITVGHARALLAASSPGQMDSLLGEVLKKDLTVRRTEALVKKKNASAQPPPEFTSGVVEEDIFTKELTEELSGKFSTKVRISRNKTKGKIEIEYYSPEELERIVGILLSRG; encoded by the coding sequence ATGGTGAGCACGGACCTGCTGAAGCCAAACCCCTCGCAGCCGAGAAAACAGTTCGAACAAAGCACTCTTGAGGAACTCGCGGAGTCAATAAAGGAAAACGGAGTTATACAGCCGCTTATCGTCAGGAAGGAAAATGGTGGCTTCGAAATAGTTGCTGGAGAGCGCAGGTGGAGAGCGGCAAAAATAGCAAAGCTTGAGAAACTGCCCGTGATAATAAGGACCGCGACTGATCAGGACGTAGCGGAACTCACGTTAATAGAAAACATACAAAGAGAGGACTTAAATCCAATTGAAGAGGCAGAGGCTTATGAGAAACTCGCGGAGCGCTTTGGGCTTACCCACGAGGAGATAGCGAAGAAAACGGGAAAAAACCGCTCTGTCATCACAAACCAGATGAGACTCCTCAAGCTTTCCGAAAATACTAAAAAAGCCCTTGTCTCGGGCGCAATAACCGTGGGACACGCAAGGGCTCTTCTGGCTGCTTCTTCACCCGGGCAGATGGATTCCCTTCTCGGCGAGGTGCTGAAAAAGGACCTTACGGTAAGGAGGACCGAAGCGCTTGTAAAAAAGAAAAACGCAAGCGCTCAACCGCCCCCGGAGTTCACTTCAGGAGTAGTGGAAGAAGATATTTTCACCAAGGAACTTACCGAAGAGCTTTCCGGGAAGTTCTCAACCAAAGTGAGGATAAGCCGCAACAAGACAAAGGGGAAAATAGAAATAGAGTACTATTCTCCCGAGGAGCTTGAGAGAATTGTTGGCATACTCCTCTCGCGCGGGTAA
- the purS gene encoding phosphoribosylformylglycinamidine synthase subunit PurS, giving the protein MKQFSVKIEVKLKPVVLDPQGKAVLNALSGLGFSGVSDARVGKIVELTMEGASADEVGRKADEMCRKLLSNPVIEDSSVEITEK; this is encoded by the coding sequence ATGAAGCAGTTTTCGGTAAAAATAGAGGTCAAGCTTAAGCCCGTGGTGCTCGACCCCCAGGGCAAAGCGGTGCTAAACGCGCTCAGCGGTCTTGGATTCAGCGGGGTTTCCGACGCAAGGGTAGGAAAGATCGTGGAACTCACCATGGAAGGGGCGTCCGCCGATGAAGTAGGCCGCAAAGCGGATGAAATGTGCCGGAAGCTCCTCTCCAATCCTGTAATTGAAGATTCTTCTGTAGAGATAACGGAAAAGTAA
- the purQ gene encoding phosphoribosylformylglycinamidine synthase I — protein sequence MPNFGVLLFPGSNCDHDCYHAIRKILGQPCDMVWHEETSLEGIDCVVIPGGFSYGDYLRAGAISQFSPVVSPLRELAALGVPVIGICNGFQILVESGLLPGAFIHNSSLKFVCRWTNVRIEDTDTPFTCLLSEGEVLELPVANAQGNFVLPPGGNDTLERRVVLRYCGKGGELTAEANPSGAEDNIAGIANSQGNVLGMMPHPERSFESLLGSEDGKKMFESVISWIKSRNKDGAAV from the coding sequence ATGCCAAATTTCGGAGTTCTCCTCTTCCCGGGTTCCAACTGCGACCACGACTGCTATCACGCCATAAGAAAAATTCTGGGACAGCCCTGTGATATGGTATGGCACGAGGAAACTTCCCTCGAAGGAATCGACTGCGTCGTGATACCGGGAGGATTCTCCTACGGGGACTACCTTCGCGCGGGCGCAATATCACAGTTCTCTCCGGTGGTAAGCCCGCTCAGGGAACTCGCCGCACTCGGAGTTCCGGTAATAGGAATATGCAACGGGTTTCAGATCCTGGTCGAATCGGGGCTTCTCCCCGGAGCTTTCATACACAACTCCTCTCTTAAATTCGTCTGCAGATGGACAAACGTCAGGATTGAAGACACCGACACCCCTTTTACCTGCCTTCTGAGCGAGGGAGAAGTTCTGGAGCTTCCGGTAGCGAACGCCCAAGGCAACTTCGTTCTGCCCCCGGGTGGGAACGACACCCTGGAGCGGAGAGTAGTTTTGCGGTACTGCGGGAAAGGGGGAGAGCTGACCGCTGAGGCAAACCCAAGCGGCGCCGAGGACAACATAGCCGGAATCGCCAACAGCCAGGGCAACGTACTCGGGATGATGCCTCACCCGGAGCGCAGTTTCGAGAGCCTGCTGGGCTCAGAAGACGGCAAGAAGATGTTCGAATCCGTAATATCGTGGATAAAGTCCCGAAATAAAGACGGGGCGGCGGTTTGA
- a CDS encoding sulfurtransferase TusA family protein has protein sequence MDDTQSNERIDITDYICPMTFVKTKLKLEKMDPGEILEVKLCEGEPLSNLPRSVEQDGHKVLAIEKEEGRYHKVIIERC, from the coding sequence ATGGACGATACGCAGAGCAACGAAAGAATAGATATAACGGACTACATCTGTCCGATGACGTTTGTTAAGACCAAGCTTAAGCTTGAAAAGATGGATCCGGGTGAGATCCTTGAAGTCAAGCTCTGCGAGGGAGAACCTCTTTCCAACCTCCCAAGAAGCGTGGAACAGGACGGCCACAAGGTTCTGGCCATAGAGAAGGAAGAAGGCCGCTACCACAAGGTAATCATCGAGCGCTGCTAA
- a CDS encoding cysteine synthase family protein — MHRPEAGASAARGSRVESVVDLIGNTPLLELSETAKECPPGISIYAKAEWFNPGGSVKDRPARKMILEAIRSGELTKDKVIMDSSSGNTAIAYAMLGAALGYEVEIVTPENVNTERKKAIEAYGAKIIFSNPLEGSDGAIRMAHKLKVDNPDRYFMPDQYNNINNALAHYETTAPEIWEQTKGAVTHFLAGLGTSGTFMGTAKKLKEYNPEIRTVAIQPEESLHGLEGMKHMPTSIVPGIYDEEAADEVVFVSTEKAYEMMERLMDTEGMFVGHSGGAAVCVTLEYAKRLKEGVLVTILPDSGRRYLSERLWW; from the coding sequence ATGCATAGACCCGAAGCCGGAGCCTCCGCTGCCAGAGGTTCAAGAGTCGAATCGGTGGTTGACCTTATAGGCAACACCCCCCTTCTGGAACTTTCCGAAACAGCAAAAGAATGCCCCCCGGGGATCAGCATTTACGCAAAGGCCGAGTGGTTTAATCCCGGAGGTTCGGTAAAAGACCGCCCAGCCCGCAAAATGATCTTGGAAGCCATACGCTCAGGCGAACTCACAAAAGACAAGGTCATCATGGACTCCTCCTCCGGGAACACCGCAATCGCATACGCGATGCTGGGAGCAGCGCTTGGGTACGAGGTTGAAATCGTAACGCCGGAGAACGTAAACACCGAGAGAAAAAAAGCGATCGAAGCATACGGAGCAAAAATAATCTTCTCAAACCCTCTTGAGGGTTCCGACGGGGCTATAAGAATGGCGCACAAGTTAAAAGTGGATAATCCTGACAGGTATTTCATGCCGGACCAGTACAACAACATCAACAACGCCCTCGCCCACTACGAAACTACCGCTCCGGAGATCTGGGAGCAGACAAAGGGTGCCGTGACCCATTTCCTAGCTGGACTCGGCACATCGGGAACCTTTATGGGAACCGCAAAAAAACTTAAGGAGTACAACCCGGAAATAAGAACAGTCGCTATCCAGCCCGAAGAAAGTCTTCACGGACTTGAGGGTATGAAACATATGCCCACTTCAATAGTTCCCGGCATATATGACGAGGAGGCAGCCGACGAAGTTGTCTTCGTCTCGACCGAGAAAGCTTATGAGATGATGGAGCGGCTTATGGATACAGAAGGGATGTTTGTCGGTCACTCGGGCGGAGCAGCGGTTTGCGTGACGCTTGAGTACGCGAAAAGGCTGAAAGAGGGAGTGCTGGTAACGATTCTTCCCGACTCGGGCAGAAGATACCTGAGTGAGAGACTCTGGTGGTAA
- a CDS encoding M67 family metallopeptidase: protein MVKILKSAYLGMTRDAESGYPYEVCGVMIGKGDTVTHFRKCANLVADDESETAFKETGSIDSRRLKDRFELDPRSYIETDSWARENGLEILGIYHSHPDHPSVPSETDRQVASPGWAYIIFSVNRGKLADARIWYIDEQNFQFEEKKFEVVENSD from the coding sequence GTGGTAAAGATACTTAAATCGGCTTATCTGGGCATGACACGAGACGCTGAATCCGGTTACCCTTACGAGGTGTGCGGCGTGATGATCGGGAAGGGAGACACCGTGACCCACTTTCGCAAGTGCGCCAATCTGGTCGCCGACGACGAATCAGAAACAGCGTTTAAGGAAACAGGCAGTATTGACAGCAGACGGTTAAAAGACCGTTTCGAGCTTGACCCGCGCTCTTACATAGAGACTGATTCGTGGGCAAGGGAAAACGGCCTCGAGATCCTCGGCATATATCACTCGCATCCGGACCACCCTTCAGTCCCTTCAGAAACGGACAGACAGGTGGCATCACCCGGATGGGCGTATATAATCTTCTCGGTAAACCGCGGAAAGCTTGCCGACGCAAGAATATGGTACATCGACGAGCAGAACTTCCAGTTCGAGGAAAAAAAGTTCGAAGTGGTTGAAAACTCCGATTGA